In the genome of Ignavibacteriales bacterium, one region contains:
- a CDS encoding efflux RND transporter permease subunit — MTITELAIKRPTLIVVIFAALTVLGIYSYTQLSYELLPKMNSPWVTITTVYPGASPNEVETSVTKHIEDAISSVDQLKAIRSTSVEGVSFVMAEFDQGVNIDFTVQNTQRKVSEIISVLPDNSETPIITKFALDEIPVLRMGLTSNMPSKEFYQFIKDRIQPRFANVKGVAQITLIGGDEREIKVNLDEAKIRSYGLSIMQVTQAIKNSNLDFPTGKIKNNNEQFVVRIAGKFSSIESLRNLVVATSKGSEIRLHDVAEVEDGTKEYENINRINGKTSVGLLVMKQTDANAVEVSALVRSEITKMENDYKAAGLKFDIAQDGSLFTIDAANAVKFDLALAVLLVAIVMLLFLHSIRNSFIVLLAIPASMISTFIVMYMFDFSLNLMTLLGLSLVVGILVDDSIVVLENIYHHLEKGEDNRTAALKGRNEIGFAALAITLVDVVVFVPLALTGGLVGNIIRQFAVVVVISTLLSLFVSFTVTPLLASRISKLERLTKASIVGRFALWFEKMFKNLTEHYIGILKWSLANSWKVITLTVVLFFGSFALIGGGFIGSEFVAVSDRGEFTVTIELPSGASLERTNYVTQEAEKIISSMPEVQKVFVNVGASSEGLIGQNSNFSSQIDVALIHKNQRDKSTEEIGQIIKSKIQQIPGVDVRVNPIGIFGTANQTPIQLVVKGPSRERVIEGATDVMNIVKGIPGTADVRLSSEEGKPETRIEIDREKLAAFGLSIAEVGATLRVALTGDDESKFRDGETEYDIRIALDEFDRSKVSDLSHLSFTNMRGQVIELQQFANIFETTGPTKLNRYDRINSITVFSQAVGRPSGSIGADIQAALKDHKLPEGVDITYDGDLKNQAESFGSLGLAILAGILFVYMIMVALYDSYIYPFVVLFSIPVAMVGALFALALTMNSLSIFSMLGIIMLIGLVGKNAILLVDRTTQNQKDGMNVHDALIEAGYARIRPIFMTTLTMVFGMLPIAMSTSSGSEWKAGLAWALVGGLTSSMFLTLILVPIVFVKMEKLRVKVPGLFKKVFGRKEKSVNAEPVGQE; from the coding sequence ATGACGATTACAGAACTTGCAATAAAAAGACCAACGCTGATTGTAGTGATATTTGCTGCGCTGACTGTGCTTGGAATATACAGTTATACTCAGCTTAGTTACGAACTTCTGCCAAAGATGAATTCACCATGGGTTACAATTACAACAGTGTATCCCGGAGCTTCTCCGAATGAAGTTGAAACATCCGTTACCAAACATATTGAAGATGCTATCTCAAGTGTTGACCAGCTTAAAGCGATAAGGTCAACATCTGTTGAAGGCGTTTCATTTGTAATGGCTGAGTTTGATCAGGGTGTTAACATAGACTTCACTGTTCAGAACACACAGAGAAAAGTGAGTGAAATTATTTCTGTACTTCCCGATAATTCTGAAACTCCTATCATCACAAAATTTGCTCTTGATGAAATACCTGTTCTCCGTATGGGATTAACAAGCAACATGCCTTCAAAAGAATTTTACCAGTTTATAAAGGATAGAATTCAGCCGAGGTTTGCTAATGTAAAAGGTGTTGCCCAGATCACACTTATCGGCGGTGATGAAAGAGAAATAAAAGTTAATCTTGATGAAGCAAAGATCCGTTCATACGGACTATCAATTATGCAGGTTACGCAGGCTATAAAAAATTCCAATCTTGATTTCCCGACAGGTAAAATCAAAAACAATAATGAGCAATTTGTTGTGCGTATCGCCGGCAAGTTCAGCTCAATTGAAAGTTTGAGAAACCTTGTTGTTGCTACATCAAAAGGAAGTGAAATAAGACTTCACGATGTAGCCGAAGTTGAAGACGGAACTAAAGAATATGAAAACATCAACAGGATAAACGGAAAAACATCCGTCGGTTTATTAGTTATGAAACAAACCGATGCAAACGCAGTTGAAGTTAGTGCGCTTGTTCGTAGCGAAATAACCAAAATGGAAAATGATTACAAAGCAGCGGGATTAAAGTTTGATATTGCGCAGGATGGTTCACTCTTTACAATCGATGCAGCAAACGCAGTTAAGTTTGATCTTGCGCTTGCGGTTTTGCTCGTTGCTATTGTTATGCTTCTTTTCCTTCATAGCATCAGGAACTCATTCATTGTTCTTCTTGCAATACCCGCTTCGATGATATCAACATTCATCGTAATGTATATGTTTGATTTCTCCTTAAACCTGATGACACTTCTCGGGTTATCACTTGTTGTAGGTATTCTTGTTGATGACTCTATCGTTGTACTCGAGAACATTTATCATCATCTTGAAAAAGGAGAAGACAACAGAACCGCCGCATTAAAAGGCAGAAATGAAATAGGCTTTGCCGCGCTCGCGATAACTCTTGTTGACGTTGTTGTGTTTGTACCGCTTGCATTAACCGGCGGACTTGTAGGAAACATCATTCGTCAGTTTGCGGTTGTTGTTGTTATATCAACACTGCTCAGTTTGTTTGTTTCTTTTACGGTTACTCCGCTGCTCGCATCAAGAATCAGCAAGCTCGAAAGATTAACCAAAGCCAGCATCGTTGGAAGATTTGCGTTGTGGTTTGAAAAGATGTTTAAGAATCTTACCGAACATTACATTGGAATATTAAAATGGAGTTTAGCGAACAGCTGGAAGGTTATAACTCTTACAGTTGTTCTTTTCTTTGGTTCATTCGCGTTGATAGGCGGAGGTTTTATAGGAAGTGAATTCGTTGCTGTATCTGACAGAGGTGAGTTCACGGTTACAATTGAACTTCCTTCCGGAGCTTCACTTGAAAGAACAAATTACGTAACACAGGAAGCTGAGAAAATAATTTCATCAATGCCCGAAGTTCAGAAAGTGTTTGTGAATGTCGGCGCATCAAGCGAAGGTTTGATCGGTCAGAACTCAAACTTCAGTTCACAGATTGATGTTGCGCTGATACATAAAAACCAGAGAGATAAATCAACTGAAGAAATAGGTCAGATAATAAAAAGTAAAATTCAACAGATACCCGGGGTTGATGTGCGTGTAAACCCGATAGGAATTTTCGGTACTGCAAATCAAACTCCTATACAATTAGTTGTGAAAGGTCCGAGCCGCGAACGAGTGATTGAAGGCGCTACAGATGTTATGAATATAGTAAAAGGAATTCCCGGCACTGCAGATGTGCGTTTATCTTCTGAAGAGGGAAAACCCGAGACACGTATTGAAATAGACAGAGAAAAACTTGCGGCTTTCGGACTTTCTATTGCTGAAGTTGGTGCAACATTGCGCGTTGCGTTAACAGGTGATGATGAATCAAAATTCAGAGATGGTGAAACCGAGTACGACATACGCATCGCTCTCGATGAGTTTGACAGATCAAAGGTTTCTGATCTAAGTCACCTTTCGTTCACAAATATGAGAGGACAGGTAATTGAACTTCAGCAGTTTGCAAATATTTTTGAAACAACCGGACCAACAAAGCTTAACAGGTATGACAGGATTAATTCCATCACTGTTTTTTCACAGGCTGTGGGAAGACCAAGCGGAAGTATCGGTGCCGATATACAGGCAGCGCTAAAAGATCATAAACTGCCTGAAGGTGTTGATATAACTTATGACGGTGATCTTAAAAACCAGGCTGAATCATTCGGCAGTCTTGGTCTTGCTATACTTGCGGGAATCCTGTTCGTGTATATGATAATGGTTGCGTTGTATGATTCATACATCTATCCGTTTGTTGTGTTATTCTCAATTCCAGTTGCAATGGTTGGTGCGTTGTTCGCGCTTGCGTTAACAATGAACTCGCTGAGTATATTTTCAATGCTCGGAATAATAATGCTGATAGGACTTGTTGGTAAGAACGCAATTCTTCTCGTTGACCGAACCACACAAAATCAAAAAGACGGAATGAACGTTCACGATGCGCTTATTGAAGCTGGTTACGCAAGAATAAGACCGATATTTATGACAACACTTACAATGGTGTTCGGTATGCTTCCGATTGCGATGTCAACAAGTTCAGGATCAGAATGGAAAGCAGGACTTGCATGGGCGCTTGTCGGCGGATTAACAAGTTCAATGTTCCTTACACTTATACTTGTCCCGATAGTATTTGTTAAGATGGAAAAATTAAGAGTAAAAGTTCCGGGACTTTTCAAAAAAGTTTTTGGAAGAAAAGAAAAATCAGTTAATGCAGAGCCTGTTGGACAGGAATAG
- a CDS encoding nitroreductase family protein → MDFKDVVINRRSIRKYKNQSISDETLDSILKTAMYAPSAMNLQAWHFIVIDSKEILVQTIKSIAHAELLRQSDKAIIVCGDASVEKNESWMIQNCSASIQNILLAAHDAGLGACWIAIHGMNEVVKNVKEQFTLPEAIVPVALISLGYPDEVVNTEDRFKKEKIHYNKW, encoded by the coding sequence ATGGATTTCAAAGATGTTGTAATTAACAGAAGAAGCATAAGAAAATATAAAAATCAAAGTATCTCCGATGAAACTCTTGATTCAATTTTGAAAACCGCAATGTACGCGCCTTCAGCAATGAACCTGCAGGCATGGCACTTTATTGTCATTGATTCAAAAGAAATTCTTGTGCAGACAATAAAATCAATTGCGCACGCTGAATTGTTGAGACAGTCTGACAAAGCTATAATTGTTTGCGGTGATGCTTCTGTAGAAAAAAATGAAAGCTGGATGATTCAGAATTGTTCTGCATCTATACAAAATATTTTACTTGCTGCACACGATGCCGGATTAGGTGCATGCTGGATAGCAATTCACGGTATGAACGAAGTTGTAAAAAATGTTAAAGAGCAATTCACTCTTCCCGAGGCAATTGTTCCGGTTGCATTGATTTCATTGGGATATCCTGATGAAGTTGTTAATACTGAAGACAGGTTCAAAAAAGAAAAAATTCACTATAACAAATGGTGA
- a CDS encoding T9SS type A sorting domain-containing protein has protein sequence MKKISIKILMLIFICSPVFFAQNSGDWLWHKIYGGTEYDEANALVKTSDGDFVLAGYTQSFGLGRFGDAYLVKVDSLGDTLWTRRYGDEGIDVFADMLLDDDESTVSIGLTDTPESWENIYMIRTAPNGDLMWNKNFGGEQKDVALAITKTIDNGYLLTGVTKSFSVGEEDLFVFKTNADGDSLWFKTYGTMGNDGGHGVSPVSTGGYIIAGIYDWSTLWLLRIDEQGDTLWTKQFGGIDYDEGNSVTETHDGGFIICGSTASEGEGGLDVYVIKTDSAGNIQWKKTYGGFSYDEGREILQKQDGGYLILANTDEGINGEFSYYVINTDETGDTLWTRKYGSGGGSTDRAFGLLDLNNGNFAIAGTTFDMASNGNATLSLICVEEKTTDVDEGAEHINSFKLYDAYPNPFNPITKITFTVGDAYNASQVRVTLRVYDALGKEISTLFDGSKPAGTYTINFDAGNLASGTYYYKLTAGNYIETKKMILMK, from the coding sequence ATGAAAAAAATTTCGATAAAAATTTTAATGCTCATTTTTATTTGTTCACCGGTTTTCTTTGCACAGAACAGCGGCGATTGGTTATGGCATAAAATATACGGCGGCACTGAATATGACGAAGCGAACGCTTTAGTAAAAACTTCAGATGGTGATTTTGTACTTGCAGGCTATACACAATCATTCGGGCTTGGCAGATTCGGAGATGCATATCTGGTTAAAGTTGATTCACTCGGCGATACTTTATGGACCAGACGGTATGGTGATGAAGGAATAGATGTATTTGCAGATATGCTTCTTGATGATGATGAAAGTACAGTCAGTATAGGTTTAACAGACACTCCTGAAAGCTGGGAAAATATTTATATGATCAGAACCGCACCAAACGGCGATCTTATGTGGAATAAAAATTTTGGCGGCGAACAAAAAGATGTCGCACTTGCAATAACAAAGACAATTGACAACGGATATTTATTAACCGGAGTTACAAAATCATTCAGTGTTGGTGAAGAAGACCTTTTCGTATTTAAAACTAACGCTGATGGTGATTCACTATGGTTTAAAACTTACGGTACAATGGGTAATGACGGCGGACATGGAGTAAGCCCTGTTTCAACAGGTGGTTATATTATTGCAGGAATTTATGACTGGTCAACTCTTTGGTTGTTAAGAATTGATGAACAGGGTGATACACTCTGGACAAAACAATTCGGCGGAATAGATTATGATGAAGGCAACTCTGTTACCGAAACACATGATGGCGGCTTTATCATCTGCGGAAGCACCGCATCAGAAGGTGAGGGAGGACTCGATGTTTACGTTATAAAAACCGACAGTGCAGGTAACATCCAATGGAAAAAAACTTACGGCGGTTTTTCTTATGATGAAGGAAGAGAAATACTTCAGAAACAGGATGGCGGATATCTTATACTTGCAAACACAGACGAAGGAATAAACGGCGAGTTCAGTTACTATGTTATTAATACAGATGAAACGGGAGACACACTCTGGACAAGAAAATACGGAAGCGGCGGGGGCAGCACTGACCGCGCTTTCGGATTATTGGATCTTAACAATGGAAACTTTGCAATTGCGGGAACAACTTTCGACATGGCAAGTAATGGCAACGCGACTTTATCATTGATATGTGTCGAAGAAAAAACAACAGACGTTGATGAAGGTGCTGAACATATAAATTCATTCAAGTTATATGACGCATATCCGAATCCATTTAATCCAATTACAAAAATTACATTCACGGTAGGGGACGCATATAATGCGTCCCAGGTGCGCGTAACACTCCGAGTATATGATGCACTTGGCAAGGAGATAAGTACATTATTCGATGGAAGTAAACCTGCTGGTACATATACAATTAATTTTGATGCAGGTAATCTTGCAAGCGGAACATATTACTACAAACTAACCGCCGGAAATTATATTGAAACAAAAAAGATGATTTTGATGAAATAG
- a CDS encoding NAD(P)-binding domain-containing protein, translating to MKIGILGSGVVGQQLGLGFIRTGNEVKIGTRDTSKLTDWQKQAGTKGSTGSFEEAASFGELIVLCTLWGGTKNAIEMAGQRNLSNKILIDVTNPLDFSKGVPPSFVATQGNSGGEQIQKLLPDTKVVKAFNIINAYIMINPAMQEGKPDMFIAGNDVNAKQKVTELISQFGWEGIHDLGDISMSYWLETFAMLWIHYGFKNNHWTHGFKLLKK from the coding sequence ATGAAAATCGGTATTCTTGGTTCCGGTGTAGTCGGTCAGCAGTTGGGACTTGGTTTTATTCGCACAGGTAACGAAGTGAAAATAGGTACACGGGATACTTCAAAACTTACTGACTGGCAGAAACAAGCAGGAACAAAAGGCTCAACAGGTTCTTTTGAAGAAGCCGCTTCATTTGGTGAGTTAATTGTTCTTTGCACACTATGGGGAGGAACTAAAAACGCAATTGAAATGGCTGGGCAGCGGAATCTTTCAAATAAGATTTTAATTGATGTGACAAATCCCCTGGATTTTTCTAAAGGAGTTCCACCTTCATTTGTAGCAACTCAAGGAAATTCAGGCGGTGAGCAAATTCAGAAATTGCTGCCGGATACAAAAGTTGTTAAAGCATTCAACATTATTAACGCATACATAATGATAAACCCCGCAATGCAGGAAGGTAAACCGGATATGTTCATTGCCGGGAATGATGTTAATGCAAAACAAAAAGTTACTGAGCTTATTTCACAGTTCGGGTGGGAAGGGATTCACGATCTCGGAGACATTTCAATGTCTTACTGGCTGGAAACTTTCGCAATGTTATGGATTCACTACGGCTTTAAGAATAATCACTGGACACACGGATTTAAGCTTCTGAAAAAATAA
- a CDS encoding TolC family protein codes for MITMGAMRIKAIIVLMILFSQVLSAQDVKKLSLEESIKIGFKNSKQLHTYESRMNSSEAKLSEVISGRLPSLSFNATYTRLSKIDPFTLSTPFGSFDLSPNINNNYNFKLSLQQPLFTGFRLKSSTEIAEYSTFASKENYRKEEQNLEYNIKNAYWGLFKAQKIKEVIDENVEQIKAHLKDVENLYKVGLATNNDVLKIQVQLAEAQLRQIDIKNSVQLAMVNLNNVIGIPLSTKTEITDDINRTESINNSLDELTTTAIENRPDIKATDYLVKASETGITLAQSGWFPQVYLAGNYYYSNPNQRYFPVEEKFKSNWDVSVMLSFDLWNWGKTSHQTTQAEMQFEESKDMQKILKDAVVLEVTQSYLNMLQSKEKLSVSEFSVKQAEENYRVSSELFKQGLTLNSELLDAEVALLQAKTNHVQTLVDLELAKANLEKSVGGL; via the coding sequence TTGATAACAATGGGAGCTATGAGAATAAAAGCAATTATCGTTTTGATGATTTTGTTCAGCCAGGTTTTATCTGCACAGGATGTAAAAAAATTATCATTGGAAGAATCAATAAAAATCGGATTTAAAAACAGCAAACAGCTTCATACTTATGAATCAAGAATGAATTCTTCAGAAGCAAAACTTAGTGAGGTTATTTCGGGAAGACTTCCTTCACTTAGTTTTAATGCTACTTATACAAGATTAAGTAAGATCGATCCTTTCACACTTTCAACACCGTTCGGAAGTTTTGATCTTTCACCGAACATCAACAACAACTACAATTTTAAGTTGAGTTTACAGCAGCCTCTGTTTACAGGATTCCGTCTAAAGAGCAGCACAGAGATTGCAGAGTATTCAACTTTCGCATCAAAGGAAAATTACAGGAAGGAAGAACAGAACCTTGAGTACAACATTAAAAATGCTTACTGGGGTTTGTTCAAAGCTCAGAAGATTAAAGAAGTGATAGATGAAAATGTTGAACAGATAAAAGCTCATTTAAAGGATGTTGAAAATCTTTATAAAGTTGGACTGGCAACAAACAACGACGTTCTCAAAATTCAGGTGCAGCTTGCAGAAGCACAGTTAAGACAAATCGATATTAAAAATTCTGTACAGCTTGCAATGGTTAACCTTAACAATGTTATCGGTATTCCGCTTTCAACTAAGACGGAAATTACTGACGATATCAATCGCACTGAATCAATAAACAATTCTCTTGATGAACTTACCACAACAGCAATTGAAAACAGACCTGATATAAAAGCAACGGACTATCTTGTTAAAGCAAGTGAAACGGGAATAACACTTGCGCAATCAGGCTGGTTTCCGCAGGTATATCTTGCAGGAAATTATTATTACTCAAACCCAAATCAGCGTTATTTCCCGGTTGAAGAAAAGTTTAAATCCAATTGGGATGTAAGCGTGATGCTCTCTTTTGATTTGTGGAACTGGGGAAAAACTTCACATCAGACAACACAGGCTGAAATGCAGTTTGAAGAAAGCAAGGACATGCAGAAAATTTTAAAAGATGCTGTTGTGCTTGAAGTGACACAAAGTTATCTGAACATGCTTCAGTCGAAAGAAAAATTATCCGTATCGGAATTCAGTGTAAAACAGGCTGAAGAAAATTACCGTGTATCAAGCGAGTTGTTTAAACAGGGATTAACTCTTAACTCAGAATTACTTGATGCTGAAGTAGCGTTACTCCAGGCAAAGACAAACCACGTACAAACATTGGTTGATCTTGAATTAGCTAAAGCAAACCTGGAAAAATCGGTCGGCGGATTATAA
- a CDS encoding efflux RND transporter periplasmic adaptor subunit yields MTGEKKSGGLWTKIKIIIVAIIIVGGVGAILMHNKAKLQAKSNEEVINSYPVSVTKAETKTVSNTLELVGTITGDNDVAVVAEASGRVVGVYAKIGDYVSKGSIIIQLDGELKNAAFKTAEVNYEKVKKDFERYEALYNEKSIPVSRLEAAKLELQAAESQLIVARREFNNTKITAPISGVVTARSVDVGNYVSNGSVTSNIVDISKLKVKLNVAEKDAFKLKSGDAVEITTDVYPGVVFNGKIATISDKGDDAHTYPVEVTLMNCKQNPLKAGMFGRVKFISLKTTESIVIPREALVGSVKDARVFVVENGIARERKITLGAAYDNYVQVMSGLVNGEVIVVNGQNNLKDNFNVDVIN; encoded by the coding sequence ATGACAGGCGAAAAAAAATCAGGCGGTTTGTGGACGAAGATAAAAATTATAATCGTTGCAATTATTATTGTCGGCGGAGTTGGCGCTATACTTATGCACAACAAGGCAAAACTCCAGGCAAAATCAAATGAAGAAGTGATTAATTCTTACCCGGTTTCAGTTACAAAAGCTGAAACTAAAACTGTTTCAAATACATTGGAATTAGTCGGAACGATAACAGGTGATAATGATGTCGCTGTTGTTGCGGAAGCATCCGGACGCGTTGTTGGTGTGTATGCAAAGATCGGTGATTACGTTTCAAAAGGTTCAATTATAATTCAGCTTGACGGTGAATTAAAAAATGCCGCGTTCAAAACTGCCGAAGTTAATTATGAAAAAGTAAAGAAAGACTTTGAGCGATATGAAGCGCTGTACAATGAAAAATCAATTCCTGTAAGCAGGCTTGAAGCAGCAAAACTTGAATTACAGGCTGCGGAATCACAACTCATCGTTGCAAGAAGAGAATTCAACAACACTAAAATCACCGCACCAATTTCAGGTGTTGTTACAGCACGTTCTGTCGATGTCGGCAACTATGTCAGCAACGGAAGTGTTACCTCAAATATAGTTGATATTTCCAAGTTGAAAGTAAAATTGAACGTAGCTGAAAAAGATGCGTTCAAATTAAAATCCGGTGACGCGGTTGAAATTACAACTGATGTTTATCCCGGTGTTGTGTTCAACGGAAAGATAGCAACCATAAGCGACAAAGGTGATGATGCTCACACATATCCAGTTGAAGTTACATTAATGAACTGCAAACAGAATCCTTTAAAAGCAGGAATGTTTGGTCGTGTAAAATTCATTTCACTTAAAACTACTGAATCGATTGTAATACCAAGAGAAGCGCTTGTCGGCAGTGTTAAAGACGCAAGAGTTTTTGTTGTTGAGAACGGAATAGCGCGTGAACGTAAGATCACACTCGGTGCTGCTTATGATAATTATGTACAGGTAATGAGCGGTTTAGTTAACGGGGAAGTTATAGTTGTCAATGGTCAGAATAATCTGAAAGATAATTTTAACGTTGATGTTATAAACTAA
- a CDS encoding SIMPL domain-containing protein yields MKHILILLTLFITSAFAQQKFINVNGTSEVVRNADQINFSIQIKNISETVEKSKSLTDENTSSLIALLNEHGISSDDIEVSPIKLGKNYEYNDGSRQRVHKGYFTHVDVSFLLKDISKYYALSNDIAKSDAYEIVSANYNISDYEAQHKAAYEQALKAAKEKALYMCTTLGVKLSSVIEIEENDQWQSVLSPMNTATFEGSQTGNPSGKVTIRRSVHVKFGIE; encoded by the coding sequence ATGAAACACATCCTAATACTCCTAACACTTTTCATCACCTCCGCCTTTGCGCAACAAAAATTCATCAATGTTAACGGCACTTCGGAGGTTGTGCGTAATGCAGACCAGATAAACTTTTCTATTCAGATAAAAAACATTTCTGAAACTGTTGAGAAAAGTAAATCACTAACTGACGAAAACACATCATCGCTGATTGCACTGCTTAACGAACACGGAATTAGTTCTGATGATATAGAAGTCTCGCCAATAAAACTCGGCAAAAATTATGAATACAATGATGGAAGCAGGCAGCGTGTCCACAAAGGTTATTTCACTCACGTTGATGTTTCATTTCTGTTGAAAGACATTTCAAAGTATTACGCGCTCTCCAATGATATTGCGAAGAGTGATGCTTATGAAATTGTCTCGGCTAACTACAACATATCAGATTACGAAGCGCAGCACAAAGCAGCTTATGAACAGGCGCTGAAAGCAGCAAAAGAAAAAGCTTTGTATATGTGCACAACTCTTGGTGTTAAACTCAGTAGTGTTATTGAGATTGAAGAGAATGATCAGTGGCAAAGCGTTCTCAGTCCAATGAACACTGCAACATTTGAAGGATCCCAAACAGGAAATCCTTCCGGCAAAGTTACAATACGAAGAAGTGTGCATGTCAAGTTTGGGATTGAATAA
- a CDS encoding SPFH domain-containing protein, producing the protein MEKIVEKHAGKINGFVILFLLFVILAFEVMLVITMARDENPALLGIFFPVLIVLIIMLSGFAVVQPNDSRVLILFGKYTGTIRQSGYWWVNPFTVKKKVSLRIRNFNSQKIKVNDLHGNPIEIGAVVVWRVTDSAKAVFDVENYEQFVDIQSETAIRTLASEYPYDVDEEDKPSLRGTPQEIADSLKNTLQTRLEVAGVEIVEARISHLAYAQEIAQAMLRRQQAQAIIAARTKIVEGAVGMVQMALTALSEQNIVNLDEDKKATMVNNLMVALVSESEAQPVINTGTLYQ; encoded by the coding sequence ATGGAAAAGATAGTCGAAAAACACGCCGGCAAGATCAATGGATTTGTCATCCTCTTCCTTCTTTTTGTAATACTTGCTTTCGAGGTGATGCTTGTAATCACTATGGCGAGAGATGAAAATCCCGCATTGCTCGGAATATTCTTCCCTGTACTTATCGTCTTAATTATTATGTTGAGCGGCTTTGCGGTTGTGCAGCCGAATGATTCACGTGTTCTAATCCTGTTTGGAAAATATACTGGAACAATTCGTCAATCAGGATACTGGTGGGTTAATCCATTTACTGTTAAGAAAAAAGTATCACTAAGAATCAGAAACTTTAACAGCCAGAAAATTAAAGTTAATGATCTTCACGGAAACCCTATTGAAATCGGTGCCGTGGTTGTATGGCGTGTTACTGATTCAGCCAAAGCTGTTTTTGATGTAGAGAACTATGAACAGTTTGTTGACATTCAAAGTGAAACCGCGATAAGAACGCTTGCCTCTGAATATCCTTATGATGTTGATGAAGAAGACAAACCTTCATTAAGAGGAACACCCCAGGAAATTGCGGACAGTTTAAAGAATACACTTCAAACAAGACTCGAAGTTGCCGGAGTTGAAATTGTTGAGGCAAGAATTTCTCACCTTGCTTATGCACAGGAAATTGCTCAGGCAATGTTGAGAAGACAGCAGGCACAGGCAATAATCGCCGCTAGAACAAAGATTGTTGAAGGCGCTGTGGGTATGGTTCAAATGGCGCTTACAGCTTTAAGCGAACAGAACATTGTTAATCTTGATGAAGATAAAAAAGCAACAATGGTAAATAATCTTATGGTCGCACTTGTATCTGAATCGGAAGCACAACCTGTAATCAACACCGGAACTTTATATCAATAA
- a CDS encoding DUF559 domain-containing protein, translated as MKSVQRRKILYYNPVLKDKARQLRNNSTKTEILLWRFLKGRQMKGYDFHRQKPIDEYIVDFFCNELMLAIEIDGISHIGKEKQDEQRQRRLESFGIRFLRFDDDMVFYKCDSVIRLIEQWIEENKKIE; from the coding sequence ATGAAGTCAGTACAACGAAGAAAGATTCTATATTACAATCCTGTACTAAAAGATAAAGCCAGGCAATTGCGCAACAATAGTACAAAAACCGAAATTCTTCTTTGGCGATTTCTAAAAGGCAGGCAAATGAAAGGATATGATTTCCACCGGCAAAAGCCGATCGATGAATACATTGTGGACTTTTTCTGTAATGAACTTATGCTTGCAATTGAGATAGATGGAATATCACATATTGGTAAAGAAAAACAGGATGAACAACGACAGCGTAGACTTGAATCGTTTGGAATTAGGTTTTTAAGATTTGATGATGATATGGTGTTTTACAAGTGCGATTCTGTTATTCGATTAATTGAGCAGTGGATTGAAGAAAACAAAAAAATAGAGTGA